Below is a window of Humulus lupulus chromosome 2, drHumLupu1.1, whole genome shotgun sequence DNA.
CAGAAatcaaaaatgaaataaaaagatTTGGGCAGGCCAGCCACTATTATTAACAGTTGAGAATTACATCATATGAAGAAGGTACAAGGGAAAAGGAAACGTATCAGAGAACAAAATTCAAAACAATCTTGTTTCAGGTACATATGAAATTGCAGAGTGCAGTTGTTAAAGATAATAGTTGAACAATTGTTTGCGATAAAGGAGGCTCTTTTACCTGCATATTTTGATGACCCATCATCCCAGGAGCCCGATACTGGAATATTAAGTAAAGGGTCAGTAATGAGTAATGACAATTCAACTAAATCCCCTAtgccattcaaaaacaaaaacaaaaagaggAACTGACGGTCGAAGATAAAGAAGGCTGAGGCAACTGCTGTTGAACCTGCATTTGGAACTGTGTTTGAAGCTGTATCTGCTGCGTTTGTGGAATTTGCTGGGCAGTTTGAAGTTGAGGGAGTGACTGAGAACGAGGCTGCACAACTAATGCcttttgctgctgctgctgttgctgttGCTCGTACAATATCAGCTCCTCAGGTTTCTCCCACTAGAGGttttttagaaagaaaaataaaagttagCCACATAACCTGGTAATAAAGCCCACTAATACATAAACGCGCAAACTGACCTAACTTCTCACCTTGCTTTCACCAGTGACACTACTGTAATAGTATTTGTATCCATCAGGAGAGGTGTGCTCAGTCCAGGAACATTTTACAGGAGCTAAAGCCTGGTTCGTAGCAGGTATAGCAGGAGAAGCAGATGTGGATGAAGGCACATCTACAGATCCTGTAGCTGGAAGTATGCTGGTAACTGCCTGTGGAACAGTCCCAGGCCACTGGAAACACAAGAACAGAACACAAAGCATAATGTAAAGAAGCTGGTATCGAACCAAAGATCAGAGTAATAATCCTCCTTAAGTGCAAAGACAGTAAAGAAAATGAAGCTTCGTTGTATAAGCTAATATTCTTCAAACGCAGGGCTCACTAATGACACGTTGCAAATCAAAGCTAAGAAACAAAGACAAATCTTtctccaaataataataataatgaaataatAAGCAGTAAAATTGTTTCAGCAGTGCGATACAGCTCAGGAAAGCAGAGTAATACCTCCTACTATATATTTCAACATAATCAATTGTTTCTGTAAAATAAATATTTCTTTTCTGCATTTCAATACAGCTCATGACACTAATTCACTAACTGAAACATCTGATTGTAATTTAATGAGAGTCTGATAAAAATTTACCTGCTGCTGCTTGATATCCTGGGTAGTCTGCTGCAAGATTGAACCTTGATTCGGTGGTTGCATCAGCTGCAACTGTTGTTGTAGCTGAGAGACTACCTGCCGAGAAGACTGAAAGCTTGCCTGAAGAGCTTGTTTTTGTTGTGACATCATCTGAGCTAAATGTGAAGAAGATTGTTGAAGAGGCTGAGGAAGTTGTTGCAGAACAGTGCCATGGTTGGTACTCTGCTGGATCTGAGGCTGATGAATGGATTGCAAACCGTTCGAACTGAGCAACTGCTGTGATGGCAGTGAGTCAAGTGGTTGACTCATGGGCATTTGACCAGAAGAATAAGGAACACGTGGCTGACCAAGCTGCTGCAGTGATGCAACGGAGCTTTGTGCTTGTGAATAAGAAGCTGGGATCTGTGGATGAAGTTGAAAGGAAGGAGGCAATTGCTGAGGTGATTGAGGAGGCTTCTGTGATGGAGATATTTGCTGACCAACTGGAGCTACTTGTGGCATAGACTGGTTAAAAGTctgcaaaaaattaaaaaatgagcACTGTTAAGTAAGAAATGACCATTAAGACATCGTGAAACAATCACCAACACATTGAGTTGAAGATTGTACCGCTCGTAGGGAGCTATCCGCTGGACCACCATGGCCACCCTACAGATATATTGCATGCAAATGAGCAAATTGGATTTTCATATCAAAAGTGTAAAATGTGTTAATTTTAGCTCTTTTTCCTACAATGAATTATCCAACAGATTCTCTCTGATCATCTCTTACCCTCTTCTGTATGGATCTTAGAATTTAGGAGGGAAAAAAATGAATTCCAAAAATTTCATATTCTCTTGTTTGGAATCAAACAAAAATTTGATAAatctttttttagaaaaaataaaacttaaaatgtAGTATAATTAATAATAGTTGGAACAATTTTAATAATAGTTagaacaattataaatatattcaaaaagataaaatctttaaaaaaaaaaaactcttatgAAATtttaggaaaatattttcctccATTTTTTTCTACTCTTTTCTCTCAATTTTTCCCTCGTAAAATCCAAGATCCGAAAAAAGCCTGATGGAATAATAAGCAAGCACATGCATGAAATTTCCCATCACGGTTCCAATAAAGTTCAAaactagaaagaaagaaaaattgctGGGTGAAGCAAATATAAGACAATCagccaattatattcctcaacaCATTCGTTAAGCATGAAAGACTTCAAGGAAGCTCAGTTTGTTTGGCATCCAGCACAAATAAAACCAAGAATCTACCAAGCATTGTAAAAATCTTATCTACGAAGTacatttttcaatttattttatttaattgaatgGATAGTCACTAAATCCATGAACAGTGCTGCcctaggaaaaaaaaaatgagagtaCTAGTAGAAAGTAAATCACAGATAGCACCATATGACTCTTACCGTCACAGGCAAGGCCATGTCACCAGACCTTGAATGCAACTGGCCTCCAAAGCCATGAATATTAGCATTAGGTGATGGCCCCATGTTTGGGGGACTCATTGGGTGCCAAGCATTAGACGTATTTCGATCCCTAATAGGGTCACCAAAATTTGGTACTGGTCTGTAAAAGTAAGTATGtaaacaaacaaaaaagaaaaataacagtAATCTCAGCTGAACAAGTTAATGGCAGACAATAACCTGGTTCCTGGTGCTTGAAATCTAGGTCCAAAACCTGGGCCTCCAAAAGCAGGA
It encodes the following:
- the LOC133819565 gene encoding flowering time control protein FCA-like isoform X5 — its product is MNHHNHNHHHNPRRSPNNFRGPSHRNFESPPHRSPGAGGGFRPVGGDAGFGGGGGGGFSSNYQGPPPLSGQKRGFPFSGREGSPEGFDRGNFAKLFVGSVPRTATEEDIRPLFEEHGNVVEVALIKDKKTGQQQGCCFIKYATSEEADRAIRALHNQHTLPGGVGPIQVRYADGERERLGAVEYKLFVGSLDKQATKKDVEEIFSQYGRVEDVYLMRDEMRQSRGCGFVKYSQREMALAAINALNGSYTMRGCDQPLTVRFADPKRPRPGDSRVPAFGGPGFGPRFQAPGTRPVPNFGDPIRDRNTSNAWHPMSPPNMGPSPNANIHGFGGQLHSRSGDMALPVTGGHGGPADSSLRATFNQSMPQVAPVGQQISPSQKPPQSPQQLPPSFQLHPQIPASYSQAQSSVASLQQLGQPRVPYSSGQMPMSQPLDSLPSQQLLSSNGLQSIHQPQIQQSTNHGTVLQQLPQPLQQSSSHLAQMMSQQKQALQASFQSSRQVVSQLQQQLQLMQPPNQGSILQQTTQDIKQQQWPGTVPQAVTSILPATGSVDVPSSTSASPAIPATNQALAPVKCSWTEHTSPDGYKYYYSSVTGESKWEKPEELILYEQQQQQQQQKALVVQPRSQSLPQLQTAQQIPQTQQIQLQTQFQMQYRAPGMMGHQNMQGHQQHAPEWMWKNKPAGSGA
- the LOC133819565 gene encoding flowering time control protein FCA-like isoform X2: MNHHNHNHHHNPRRSPNNFRGPSHRNFESPPHRSPGAGGGFRPVGGDAGFGGGGGGGFSSNYQGPPPLSGQKRGFPFSGREGSPGFDRGNFAKLFVGSVPRTATEEDIRPLFEEHGNVVEVALIKDKKTGQQQGCCFIKYATSEEADRAIRALHNQHTLPGGVGPIQVRYADGERERLGAVEYKLFVGSLDKQATKKDVEEIFSQYGRVEDVYLMRDEMRQSRGCGFVKYSQREMALAAINALNGSYTMRGCDQPLTVRFADPKRPRPGDSRVPAFGGPGFGPRFQAPGTRPVPNFGDPIRDRNTSNAWHPMSPPNMGPSPNANIHGFGGQLHSRSGDMALPVTGGHGGPADSSLRATFNQSMPQVAPVGQQISPSQKPPQSPQQLPPSFQLHPQIPASYSQAQSSVASLQQLGQPRVPYSSGQMPMSQPLDSLPSQQLLSSNGLQSIHQPQIQQSTNHGTVLQQLPQPLQQSSSHLAQMMSQQKQALQASFQSSRQVVSQLQQQLQLMQPPNQGSILQQTTQDIKQQQWPGTVPQAVTSILPATGSVDVPSSTSASPAIPATNQALAPVKCSWTEHTSPDGYKYYYSSVTGESKWEKPEELILYEQQQQQQQQKALVVQPRSQSLPQLQTAQQIPQTQQIQLQTQFQMQVQQQLPQPSLSSTYRAPGMMGHQNMQGHQQHAPEWMWKNKPAGSYQFPTGSGA
- the LOC133819565 gene encoding flowering time control protein FCA-like isoform X4, with the protein product MNHHNHNHHHNPRRSPNNFRGPSHRNFESPPHRSPGAGGGFRPVGGDAGFGGGGGGGFSSNYQGPPPLSGQKRGFPFSGREGSPEGFDRGNFAKLFVGSVPRTATEEDIRPLFEEHGNVVEVALIKDKKTGQQQGCCFIKYATSEEADRAIRALHNQHTLPGGVGPIQVRYADGERERLGAVEYKLFVGSLDKQATKKDVEEIFSQYGRVEDVYLMRDEMRQSRGCGFVKYSQREMALAAINALNGSYTMRGCDQPLTVRFADPKRPRPGDSRVPAFGGPGFGPRFQAPGTRPVPNFGDPIRDRNTSNAWHPMSPPNMGPSPNANIHGFGGQLHSRSGDMALPVTGGHGGPADSSLRATFNQSMPQVAPVGQQISPSQKPPQSPQQLPPSFQLHPQIPASYSQAQSSVASLQQLGQPRVPYSSGQMPMSQPLDSLPSQQLLSSNGLQSIHQPQIQQSTNHGTVLQQLPQPLQQSSSHLAQMMSQQKQALQASFQSSRQVVSQLQQQLQLMQPPNQGSILQQTTQDIKQQQWPGTVPQAVTSILPATGSVDVPSSTSASPAIPATNQALAPVKCSWTEHTSPDGYKYYYSSVTGESKWEKPEELILYEQQQQQQQQKALVVQPRSQSLPQLQTAQQIPQTQQIQLQTQFQMQYRAPGMMGHQNMQGHQQHAPEWMWKNKPAGSYQFPTGSGA
- the LOC133819565 gene encoding flowering time control protein FCA-like isoform X3 yields the protein MNHHNHNHHHNPRRSPNNFRGPSHRNFESPPHRSPGAGGGFRPVGGDAGFGGGGGGGFSSNYQGPPPLSGQKRGFPFSGREGSPEGFDRGNFAKLFVGSVPRTATEEDIRPLFEEHGNVVEVALIKDKKTGQQQGCCFIKYATSEEADRAIRALHNQHTLPGGVGPIQVRYADGERERLGAVEYKLFVGSLDKQATKKDVEEIFSQYGRVEDVYLMRDEMRQSRGCGFVKYSQREMALAAINALNGSYTMRGCDQPLTVRFADPKRPRPGDSRVPAFGGPGFGPRFQAPGTRPVPNFGDPIRDRNTSNAWHPMSPPNMGPSPNANIHGFGGQLHSRSGDMALPVTGGHGGPADSSLRATFNQSMPQVAPVGQQISPSQKPPQSPQQLPPSFQLHPQIPASYSQAQSSVASLQQLGQPRVPYSSGQMPMSQPLDSLPSQQLLSSNGLQSIHQPQIQQSTNHGTVLQQLPQPLQQSSSHLAQMMSQQKQALQASFQSSRQVVSQLQQQLQLMQPPNQGSILQQTTQDIKQQQWPGTVPQAVTSILPATGSVDVPSSTSASPAIPATNQALAPVKCSWTEHTSPDGYKYYYSSVTGESKWEKPEELILYEQQQQQQQQKALVVQPRSQSLPQLQTAQQIPQTQQIQLQTQFQMQVQQQLPQPSLSSTYRAPGMMGHQNMQGHQQHAPEWMWKNKPAGSGA
- the LOC133819565 gene encoding flowering time control protein FCA-like isoform X1; the encoded protein is MNHHNHNHHHNPRRSPNNFRGPSHRNFESPPHRSPGAGGGFRPVGGDAGFGGGGGGGFSSNYQGPPPLSGQKRGFPFSGREGSPEGFDRGNFAKLFVGSVPRTATEEDIRPLFEEHGNVVEVALIKDKKTGQQQGCCFIKYATSEEADRAIRALHNQHTLPGGVGPIQVRYADGERERLGAVEYKLFVGSLDKQATKKDVEEIFSQYGRVEDVYLMRDEMRQSRGCGFVKYSQREMALAAINALNGSYTMRGCDQPLTVRFADPKRPRPGDSRVPAFGGPGFGPRFQAPGTRPVPNFGDPIRDRNTSNAWHPMSPPNMGPSPNANIHGFGGQLHSRSGDMALPVTGGHGGPADSSLRATFNQSMPQVAPVGQQISPSQKPPQSPQQLPPSFQLHPQIPASYSQAQSSVASLQQLGQPRVPYSSGQMPMSQPLDSLPSQQLLSSNGLQSIHQPQIQQSTNHGTVLQQLPQPLQQSSSHLAQMMSQQKQALQASFQSSRQVVSQLQQQLQLMQPPNQGSILQQTTQDIKQQQWPGTVPQAVTSILPATGSVDVPSSTSASPAIPATNQALAPVKCSWTEHTSPDGYKYYYSSVTGESKWEKPEELILYEQQQQQQQQKALVVQPRSQSLPQLQTAQQIPQTQQIQLQTQFQMQVQQQLPQPSLSSTYRAPGMMGHQNMQGHQQHAPEWMWKNKPAGSYQFPTGSGA